Proteins found in one Corynebacterium freneyi genomic segment:
- a CDS encoding SDR family oxidoreductase, with protein sequence MAEPQIPSRPALPTEPSPAIDELRAGTAQLPLRQPAADAFAGKVLLMSGGSRGIGLEIALAAARHGADIAIMAKTAEPDPRIPGTIHTAAEAIREAGGRVLPYVGDIRSDDDVKGFVEATIAEFGRIDMVVNNASAINLSPTPVLPLKRYDLMMDINSRGTFSLVQAALPHLAKSDNPHVLTLSPPVNLEPGWLGNFPAYSLSKFGMTILTLGWAHEFGGAVSANCLWPETTIATAAVANTQGLGGDEAIRHSRTPQIMADAAVAILASERGTVNGHTLVDADVLRSAGVEDLSGYGGEEPLNLDLFL encoded by the coding sequence ATGGCCGAACCGCAGATTCCGTCCCGTCCCGCATTGCCCACCGAACCTTCCCCCGCCATCGACGAGCTTCGCGCGGGCACCGCGCAGCTGCCCCTCCGGCAGCCCGCGGCGGATGCCTTCGCCGGGAAAGTCCTCCTGATGTCCGGTGGCTCGCGCGGCATCGGCCTCGAGATCGCGCTCGCCGCGGCCCGCCACGGCGCGGACATCGCCATCATGGCCAAGACCGCCGAGCCGGACCCCCGCATCCCCGGCACCATCCACACCGCCGCCGAAGCCATCCGCGAGGCCGGTGGCCGCGTGCTGCCCTACGTCGGCGACATTCGTTCCGACGACGACGTCAAGGGTTTCGTGGAAGCGACCATCGCGGAGTTCGGGCGCATCGACATGGTGGTCAACAACGCCAGCGCGATCAATCTCAGCCCCACGCCGGTGCTGCCGCTCAAGCGCTACGACCTCATGATGGACATCAACTCCCGCGGCACGTTCTCCCTGGTCCAGGCTGCACTGCCGCACCTGGCCAAGTCGGACAACCCCCACGTGCTCACGCTGTCGCCGCCGGTGAACCTGGAGCCCGGGTGGCTGGGCAACTTCCCCGCCTACTCTTTGAGCAAGTTCGGCATGACCATCCTGACCCTCGGCTGGGCGCACGAATTCGGCGGCGCCGTGTCCGCCAACTGCCTGTGGCCGGAAACGACCATCGCCACCGCAGCGGTGGCCAACACCCAGGGCCTGGGCGGCGACGAAGCGATCCGGCACTCCCGCACGCCGCAGATCATGGCTGACGCGGCCGTCGCCATCCTCGCCTCCGAGCGGGGCACGGTCAACGGCCACACCCTCGTCGACGCCGACGTGCTGCGTTCGGCCGGCGTCGAGGATCTGTCCGGCTACGGCGGCGAAGAGCCCCTGAACCTCGACCTTTTCCTCTAG
- a CDS encoding PucR family transcriptional regulator yields the protein MTMDEMLRIVGDAVTELTDATFAEDTADRLIVATLPPSDSDWAAVREPLRASIRAVIGRFGELLSTGEDPWTPSAPKAALDYARLLARQGIPLSTLLLQYHQSHNAVERELLQIVHDAAQPLPSDELFSFLGHLRRLTDSFITAMTADVTRAYETEATALPIPGNAEHLRKVLDVLGAAHAADDIGGYPMAGRHMALVFHPSANGDGEIDPVLVKSASRTIADAVGSHSAPLIVVPGSTEAWAWCTVPSAQPGPGAPKVPEQPGLRIAVGPSSPGIEGFRLSHRRAQRCSSLFGAIAFDVAVVDDREPGTATAAAFVDRLADAADFVRATLGPLAHDDADRDVLRQTVRAYLASGVGGAAESLLVHRNTVKYRLDRVREVADAETIATPEFRVALELAHWYGPKVLAQD from the coding sequence ATGACGATGGACGAGATGCTGCGCATCGTCGGTGATGCCGTGACGGAGCTGACGGACGCGACCTTCGCCGAGGACACGGCCGATCGGCTCATCGTCGCCACGCTCCCCCCGTCGGATTCCGACTGGGCCGCGGTGCGCGAACCGCTCCGCGCAAGCATCCGGGCGGTCATCGGGCGCTTCGGCGAGCTGCTCAGCACCGGCGAAGACCCCTGGACGCCGAGCGCCCCGAAGGCCGCGCTCGACTACGCCCGACTGCTCGCCCGGCAGGGCATTCCCCTGTCGACCCTGCTCCTCCAGTACCACCAGTCCCACAATGCGGTGGAACGGGAGCTTCTGCAGATCGTCCACGACGCCGCGCAGCCGCTGCCGTCCGACGAACTGTTCAGCTTCCTCGGCCACCTGCGCCGGTTGACCGATTCGTTCATCACCGCGATGACGGCCGACGTCACCCGGGCCTACGAAACCGAGGCCACCGCACTGCCGATACCCGGCAACGCGGAACACCTGAGGAAGGTCCTCGACGTTCTCGGGGCGGCGCACGCCGCCGACGACATCGGCGGTTACCCCATGGCCGGCCGACACATGGCCCTCGTTTTCCACCCCTCCGCGAACGGCGACGGCGAGATCGATCCGGTACTGGTCAAGTCCGCGTCCCGAACCATCGCCGACGCGGTTGGTTCGCATTCCGCTCCGCTCATCGTCGTCCCCGGCAGCACGGAAGCCTGGGCCTGGTGCACGGTGCCGTCGGCGCAGCCCGGCCCGGGCGCCCCGAAGGTTCCCGAGCAGCCCGGACTGCGCATCGCCGTGGGCCCGTCGTCCCCCGGCATCGAGGGATTCCGGTTGAGCCACCGTCGCGCTCAGCGATGCTCGTCGCTGTTCGGTGCCATCGCATTCGACGTCGCCGTCGTCGACGACCGGGAACCGGGAACGGCGACCGCGGCCGCGTTCGTCGACAGGCTCGCCGACGCCGCGGATTTCGTCCGCGCGACGCTGGGTCCCCTGGCCCACGACGATGCGGACCGCGACGTGCTCAGGCAGACGGTGCGGGCGTACCTCGCCTCCGGCGTGGGCGGCGCCGCAGAGTCGTTGCTCGTGCATCGCAACACCGTCAAGTACCGCCTCGACCGGGTCCGGGAGGTCGCCGATGCGGAGACCATCGCGACTCCGGAGTTCCGCGTCGCCCTGGAATTGGCGCACTGGTACGGGCCGAAGGTGCTCGCCCAAGACTGA
- a CDS encoding phytoene desaturase family protein, translating to MTPTATVVGSGPNGLAAAITLARAGVDVTVLEAASTPGGGMRSADVTGAGVVSDVCSAVHPLAVASPFFTGANLGAHGLEFAWPEVDLAHPLDDGTAGVLYRDIDATAAGLGADGPMWKRTFGPFAANFADLASDALDSPVHLPRHPVLFGLFGANAALPASMSWRRWRTPQARALFTGVAAHAMSRLDTPMSSSVGMLLTASAHARGWPVAVGGSGAIAEAMVAELESRGGRIETGRTVRSIDELGDSDVVMLDVSPRNALSILGRNRVPRRQRRAYGKYRHGMAAFKVDFVIDGDVPWTNADCRRAGTVHLGGTAEEVAAAEKMSAGGVMPDQPFVLVGQQYLADPSRSSGTLNPLWSYAHVPQGFRGDATEAIIAQIERFAPGFRDIIVSRNSMSTGDLENYNANYVGGDILGGHSGVTQLLARPVLSPDPYHAGLPGAYLCSASTPPGAGVHGMCGANAAARALSELAGGRVRKTGR from the coding sequence ATGACCCCCACCGCCACAGTCGTCGGCAGCGGCCCCAATGGGTTGGCCGCGGCCATCACGCTGGCGCGCGCGGGCGTGGACGTCACCGTGTTGGAGGCGGCGTCCACGCCGGGCGGGGGGATGCGCAGCGCGGACGTGACCGGGGCGGGGGTCGTTTCCGACGTGTGTTCGGCCGTGCATCCCCTGGCGGTGGCCAGTCCTTTCTTCACGGGCGCGAATCTCGGCGCCCACGGTCTGGAGTTCGCGTGGCCGGAGGTCGATCTCGCGCATCCGCTTGACGACGGCACCGCCGGAGTCCTGTACCGCGACATCGACGCAACGGCCGCAGGGCTCGGGGCCGATGGTCCGATGTGGAAGCGGACGTTCGGTCCCTTCGCCGCCAACTTCGCCGATTTGGCCTCCGATGCCCTCGACTCGCCCGTGCACCTGCCCCGGCACCCCGTGTTGTTCGGTTTGTTCGGGGCCAATGCGGCCCTGCCGGCGTCGATGTCCTGGCGCCGGTGGCGCACGCCCCAGGCCCGCGCACTGTTCACCGGCGTCGCCGCCCACGCCATGAGTCGGCTGGACACCCCGATGAGTTCATCGGTGGGCATGCTGCTGACCGCGTCCGCCCATGCGCGGGGATGGCCCGTCGCCGTCGGCGGTTCGGGGGCGATCGCCGAGGCCATGGTCGCGGAACTGGAGAGTCGCGGCGGCCGGATCGAAACCGGGCGCACCGTCCGATCGATCGACGAGCTGGGCGACAGCGACGTCGTCATGCTCGACGTCAGCCCCCGCAACGCCCTGTCCATTCTCGGCCGCAACCGGGTGCCCCGCCGTCAACGCCGGGCCTACGGGAAATACCGCCACGGCATGGCGGCGTTCAAGGTGGACTTCGTCATCGACGGCGACGTTCCGTGGACCAACGCGGATTGCCGTCGCGCCGGCACGGTGCACCTGGGCGGAACCGCCGAGGAGGTCGCCGCCGCGGAGAAGATGAGCGCCGGCGGCGTCATGCCGGACCAGCCCTTCGTGCTGGTCGGTCAGCAGTACCTGGCCGACCCGTCCCGATCGTCGGGAACGCTCAACCCCCTGTGGAGTTACGCCCACGTCCCGCAGGGATTCCGCGGCGACGCCACCGAAGCGATCATCGCCCAGATCGAACGCTTCGCCCCCGGATTCCGCGACATCATCGTGTCGCGTAACTCGATGTCCACCGGCGACTTGGAGAACTACAACGCCAACTACGTCGGCGGGGACATCCTCGGCGGCCATTCCGGCGTCACCCAGCTACTCGCCCGCCCGGTGCTGTCGCCGGACCCGTACCACGCGGGGCTCCCCGGCGCCTACCTGTGCTCGGCGTCGACCCCGCCCGGCGCCGGCGTGCACGGCATGTGCGGCGCCAACGCCGCGGCCCGGGCGCTGTCCGAGCTCGCCGGAGGGCGGGTGCGGAAGACCGGGCGATGA
- a CDS encoding DUF3556 domain-containing protein encodes MSLMKPELIDVALDEYKRLPLLQRIRLQATDWAERGLGSPSAAPLFYVIKIAAWLLLGGWIAVASSGLGSLWDYHDWWAEPIVYQKLLLWAILWEALSIGAASGPAMFHFWPPMAGVFHWVRPGTVRRPPWGGKIPLTSGDRRTIVDVILYLAVLATLVAGLAMKGVESAELTAVLPDADDGVLPTLAFAMPMVALVLLGARDQVPFLAARADQYLPLLLFGVVLGPVNFMIAAKCLIVVVWMGAAIAKIGPHFSYVIGPMMSSTPYMVFPKINRLFYRDARNDLNPSRVSHLIGHGLGTVVEIVAPLLLLFAVDPVLAAIGAVMIMGMHVFITSTIPLAVPIEWNIHFLVITPLLFFGFPAWDGFGVGDLSSPWVALFIALVVLPLPILGNLRPDIVSFLFAMRQYSGNWATTMWAFGPNALRRLYDEFPAATGNQEDVLAKLYGEEAAVKLLEKAIAFRSMHSQGRAMLSLLVRELGDDLEKYTLREGENICGWALGWNFGDGHLHGPHFMHTVQKHMNYAPGEVVAVCVESQPIHRATQRYKVVDLALGVIEEGTFRVRDAVSTQPWLPDGPIPFSPDAPYRNRALVSERERVSRKERI; translated from the coding sequence ATGTCCCTGATGAAACCGGAACTCATCGACGTCGCCCTCGACGAGTACAAGCGCCTGCCCCTCCTCCAGCGCATCCGCCTCCAGGCCACCGACTGGGCCGAACGCGGCCTCGGCTCGCCGTCGGCGGCCCCGCTGTTCTACGTGATCAAGATCGCCGCCTGGCTCCTCCTCGGCGGCTGGATCGCCGTCGCCTCCTCGGGCCTCGGGTCCCTGTGGGACTACCACGACTGGTGGGCCGAGCCGATCGTCTACCAGAAGCTCCTGCTCTGGGCGATCCTCTGGGAGGCGCTGAGCATCGGCGCCGCCTCCGGTCCCGCGATGTTCCACTTCTGGCCCCCGATGGCCGGCGTGTTCCACTGGGTGCGCCCCGGCACGGTGCGGCGCCCACCGTGGGGCGGCAAGATTCCGCTGACCTCCGGTGATCGCCGGACCATCGTCGACGTGATCCTCTACCTGGCCGTGCTTGCGACCCTCGTCGCCGGCCTGGCCATGAAGGGCGTGGAATCCGCCGAGCTGACGGCGGTGCTGCCCGACGCCGACGACGGCGTCCTGCCCACGCTCGCCTTCGCCATGCCGATGGTGGCGCTGGTGCTGCTGGGCGCACGCGACCAGGTTCCGTTCCTGGCCGCCCGCGCCGACCAGTACCTGCCGCTGCTGCTGTTCGGCGTGGTCCTCGGCCCCGTCAACTTCATGATCGCCGCCAAGTGCCTCATCGTCGTGGTGTGGATGGGCGCCGCCATCGCGAAGATCGGTCCGCACTTCTCGTACGTCATCGGCCCGATGATGTCGAGCACCCCCTACATGGTGTTCCCGAAGATCAACCGACTGTTCTACCGCGACGCCCGCAACGACCTGAACCCCTCGCGGGTGTCGCACCTGATCGGCCACGGCCTGGGCACGGTCGTAGAGATCGTCGCGCCGCTGCTGCTGCTCTTCGCCGTCGATCCGGTACTCGCCGCCATCGGCGCGGTGATGATCATGGGCATGCACGTCTTCATCACGTCGACGATTCCGCTGGCGGTGCCGATCGAGTGGAACATCCACTTCCTCGTCATCACCCCGTTGCTGTTCTTCGGGTTCCCCGCCTGGGACGGGTTCGGCGTCGGTGATCTGTCGTCGCCGTGGGTCGCGCTGTTCATCGCGCTGGTGGTGCTGCCCCTGCCCATCCTGGGCAACCTGCGCCCGGACATCGTGTCGTTCCTGTTCGCGATGCGCCAGTACTCGGGCAACTGGGCGACGACGATGTGGGCCTTCGGGCCGAACGCCCTGCGCCGGCTGTACGACGAGTTCCCCGCCGCGACCGGCAACCAGGAGGACGTTCTGGCCAAGCTGTACGGCGAGGAGGCCGCGGTCAAGCTGCTGGAGAAGGCGATCGCGTTCCGCTCCATGCATTCGCAGGGTCGCGCCATGCTGTCGCTGCTCGTCCGCGAGCTTGGCGACGACCTCGAGAAGTACACGCTGCGCGAGGGCGAGAACATCTGCGGTTGGGCCTTGGGCTGGAACTTCGGCGACGGCCACCTGCACGGTCCCCACTTCATGCATACTGTGCAAAAGCACATGAACTACGCCCCCGGCGAGGTCGTCGCGGTGTGCGTCGAATCCCAGCCGATCCACCGCGCCACCCAGCGGTACAAGGTCGTCGATTTGGCTCTGGGAGTCATCGAGGAGGGCACGTTCCGGGTGCGGGACGCGGTGTCGACGCAGCCGTGGTTGCCCGACGGCCCCATTCCGTTCTCCCCCGATGCCCCGTACCGCAACCGGGCCCTGGTTTCCGAGCGGGAGCGCGTCTCTCGAAAGGAAAGGATCTAG
- a CDS encoding class I adenylate-forming enzyme family protein, whose translation MTDIAQYLPWHPSHATDTRIRLTDKRQSITGAAFAEQVDAVATQLLDNGVKRGDVVATFLSNRIELLTVICAAWRIGAAVTPLNPTFTANESSYQVEDSSARLVVAEDDIAADDPEARFPGAVVLPVSQLRTSIPEGADLPAPSTAGDDIAFIIYTSGSTGRPKGVLLDHANVDAMSLDMNEVVGMTGDEHALMILPLFHSNALLAGFLAPFRGGGRITIEPRFDPATFVEAVQTAQPTYFSAVPAIYSYLLALPDDVDADFSSLRFAICGAAPASIEMLLAFEERFRVRVLTGYGLTEGTCVSTVMRPTDEPRSGSVGKPLPRQEVRIADENGGFAPAGVRGEVLIKGPNVMRGYLNRREDTDASFRDGWLRTGDVGIIDDDGFLSIVDRIKHLIIRGGENLYPSEIEAALTSHGDIAEAAVVAAPHPVLNEIPIAYVTGTPDLDDLRAHISARLAKVKLPESIHVLPDLPRNPVGKVDKIALTEMAAAAVAR comes from the coding sequence ATGACCGACATCGCCCAGTACCTCCCCTGGCACCCGTCGCACGCCACCGACACGCGAATCCGCCTCACCGACAAGCGCCAATCAATCACCGGTGCAGCATTTGCGGAACAGGTCGACGCGGTCGCCACCCAGCTCCTCGACAACGGCGTGAAGCGAGGAGACGTCGTGGCCACGTTCCTGTCCAACCGCATCGAGCTGCTCACGGTCATCTGCGCGGCATGGCGGATCGGAGCGGCAGTCACGCCGCTGAACCCCACGTTCACCGCGAACGAATCCTCCTACCAGGTGGAGGACAGCTCGGCGCGGCTCGTCGTCGCCGAAGACGACATCGCCGCCGACGACCCCGAAGCACGCTTCCCCGGCGCCGTCGTGCTTCCGGTGTCGCAGCTGCGCACCAGCATCCCCGAGGGCGCCGACCTCCCCGCCCCGAGCACCGCCGGCGACGACATCGCGTTCATCATCTACACCTCCGGATCCACCGGACGGCCCAAGGGCGTCCTGCTCGACCACGCCAACGTCGACGCGATGTCGCTCGACATGAACGAAGTCGTCGGCATGACCGGCGACGAACACGCGCTGATGATCCTGCCGCTGTTCCACTCCAACGCGCTGCTCGCGGGATTCCTCGCGCCGTTCCGCGGCGGCGGGCGCATCACCATCGAACCGCGCTTCGACCCGGCCACCTTCGTCGAGGCGGTGCAGACGGCGCAGCCGACCTACTTCTCCGCGGTGCCGGCGATCTACTCCTACCTGCTGGCACTGCCGGACGACGTCGACGCGGACTTCTCCAGCCTCCGGTTCGCCATCTGCGGAGCGGCGCCGGCGAGCATCGAAATGCTGCTGGCCTTCGAAGAGCGATTCCGGGTCCGGGTGCTCACGGGATACGGCCTCACCGAGGGCACGTGCGTCAGCACCGTCATGCGCCCCACGGACGAACCGCGTTCCGGCTCCGTCGGCAAGCCCCTGCCGAGGCAGGAAGTCCGCATCGCGGACGAAAACGGAGGCTTCGCGCCCGCCGGCGTGCGCGGCGAAGTGCTCATCAAGGGCCCCAACGTCATGCGCGGATACCTCAACCGACGGGAAGACACCGACGCGTCCTTCCGCGACGGATGGCTCCGCACCGGAGACGTCGGAATCATCGACGACGACGGGTTCCTCAGCATCGTCGACCGGATCAAGCACCTCATCATCCGCGGCGGCGAGAACCTCTACCCCTCGGAAATCGAAGCCGCGCTGACCAGCCACGGCGACATCGCCGAAGCCGCCGTCGTCGCCGCACCCCACCCGGTCCTCAACGAAATCCCCATCGCCTACGTCACCGGCACCCCGGACCTCGACGACCTGCGCGCCCACATCTCCGCCCGACTGGCCAAGGTCAAGCTGCCCGAGTCGATCCACGTACTGCCCGACCTGCCCCGCAACCCCGTCGGCAAGGTCGACAAGATCGCCCTGACGGAAATGGCCGCGGCCGCAGTCGCGCGCTGA
- a CDS encoding DUF6230 family protein — MGRINPLRAVLGVGVGLALAGGTGVAVAQGGLTANLALSGTIFNVSMGNLDGEDFSLFVGGEELPDGTIPASKLRFGTASASDLCVSAPLRGLPGVGDAIFVLKVPGENTVQATDLVVGATVLRGNLVLDNPQIGIDASQVDGAAPANAWGIASHGVSVQAQEIRASSVGAGSLTASGFDIGVKKGHEGGC, encoded by the coding sequence ATGGGACGGATCAATCCACTGCGGGCCGTGCTCGGCGTCGGCGTCGGGCTGGCCCTTGCCGGGGGCACCGGCGTCGCCGTGGCGCAGGGCGGGCTGACGGCCAACCTCGCGCTGTCCGGGACGATCTTCAATGTGTCCATGGGCAACCTCGACGGCGAAGATTTCTCGCTCTTCGTCGGAGGCGAGGAGCTGCCCGACGGCACGATCCCGGCGTCGAAGCTGCGTTTCGGCACCGCCTCCGCATCGGATCTGTGCGTTTCGGCGCCCCTGCGGGGTCTCCCCGGCGTCGGCGACGCGATCTTCGTGCTCAAGGTGCCGGGGGAAAACACGGTGCAGGCCACCGACCTCGTCGTGGGGGCGACGGTCCTGCGCGGCAACCTCGTCCTGGACAACCCGCAGATCGGCATCGACGCCAGCCAGGTCGACGGGGCGGCTCCCGCCAATGCGTGGGGCATCGCCTCCCACGGCGTGTCGGTGCAGGCGCAGGAGATCCGGGCTTCCTCGGTCGGGGCCGGGAGCCTGACCGCGTCCGGTTTCGACATCGGAGTGAAGAAGGGGCACGAAGGTGGCTGCTGA
- a CDS encoding DUF6114 domain-containing protein: MAADDDSVHEESHPVVHEESHSVEDAPADRRRRFAAWRSDRPFLPGLLVIISGVVIMIPAYLTFKVADILVMISTVSGVSTLVIGTILVLLGITAWMRPAVHLHLGVLAIIFAVIALPTSNIGGFVVGTLFGVIGGGLLLAWEDAEPVNRRGKHRKKRTARSGAAVAASLAVASTAVVAVATGPKARAEPSELLLPAGTTGVVMAEEVVVSGDVRVTVDTVETTAGPVDVIELRAERVEADGLAVDIPGPLGQGVLRTPSDAKTVLTGAPVILRTASLSAIPAVEGASTVPVSVDVSGVPEPGLAALGLPLIPLPGEIMDRVALRNVRMDVVGLYGLGGALDVTGIDLRT, encoded by the coding sequence GTGGCTGCTGACGACGATTCCGTACACGAGGAAAGCCACCCGGTCGTGCACGAGGAAAGCCACTCGGTCGAGGATGCGCCCGCCGACCGACGCCGCCGATTCGCCGCGTGGCGATCCGACCGGCCGTTCCTGCCGGGCCTGCTCGTGATCATCTCGGGGGTCGTCATCATGATCCCGGCCTATTTGACCTTCAAGGTCGCGGACATCCTGGTGATGATCTCGACGGTGTCGGGCGTTTCCACGCTGGTCATCGGCACCATTCTCGTTTTGCTGGGCATCACGGCCTGGATGCGGCCGGCGGTGCACCTCCACCTCGGGGTGCTGGCGATCATCTTCGCCGTCATCGCCCTGCCGACGTCGAACATCGGCGGCTTCGTCGTGGGCACCCTGTTCGGCGTCATCGGCGGCGGACTGTTGCTGGCGTGGGAGGACGCGGAACCGGTGAACCGGCGGGGCAAGCACCGGAAGAAGAGAACCGCGCGGTCCGGTGCCGCGGTGGCGGCTTCGCTGGCGGTCGCGTCGACGGCGGTGGTCGCCGTCGCGACCGGTCCGAAGGCGCGGGCCGAGCCGAGTGAGCTCCTGCTTCCCGCGGGCACGACGGGCGTGGTGATGGCCGAAGAGGTCGTCGTCTCGGGCGATGTTCGGGTCACCGTGGACACGGTCGAGACCACCGCGGGGCCGGTCGACGTCATCGAGCTGCGCGCCGAGCGGGTCGAGGCCGACGGACTCGCCGTCGACATCCCCGGCCCCCTCGGACAGGGCGTACTTCGCACCCCCTCCGACGCGAAGACCGTGCTGACCGGGGCCCCCGTCATTTTGCGCACCGCGTCCCTTTCCGCGATCCCGGCGGTGGAGGGGGCGTCGACGGTGCCGGTCAGCGTCGACGTCTCGGGCGTTCCCGAGCCCGGCCTGGCGGCGCTGGGCCTGCCGCTGATTCCGCTGCCGGGCGAGATCATGGACCGGGTGGCCCTGCGGAACGTGCGCATGGATGTCGTGGGCCTCTACGGACTCGGCGGCGCGCTCGACGTCACCGGAATAGATCTGCGAACCTGA
- a CDS encoding oxygenase MpaB family protein encodes MTNHLSDRDLALQDTDLPQLGPDTVLWRRFGDWRSTFAALYAGLLQITHEDVSTALVQHSNVFDNEVARLLRSAFPIIRTVYEGEEVGAMIRDYHRDIKGHRNDGSRYHSLDPAVYYWAHATFAAMPYALAGNFMPPMTDEEKERLFQESRAWYRLYGVSEPEGAPRTYAEYQEYFDRVVDGQLDRQETVDRSRIVRALTLDSPLPWLPEWAWRPIAPGMRALLFWVAVGLLPETLRRKLGWSWTRSDAIRFTLFSRAVRGIFTVLPRRVRMVPIAERAFRRHENPR; translated from the coding sequence ATGACCAACCACCTCAGCGACCGCGACCTCGCCCTGCAGGACACCGACCTGCCGCAGCTCGGCCCCGACACCGTCCTGTGGCGGCGCTTCGGCGACTGGCGGTCGACGTTCGCCGCCCTGTACGCGGGCCTGCTCCAGATCACCCACGAGGACGTCTCCACGGCCCTCGTCCAACACTCCAACGTCTTCGACAACGAAGTGGCGCGACTGCTGCGCTCCGCGTTCCCGATCATCCGCACGGTCTACGAAGGCGAAGAAGTCGGCGCCATGATCCGCGACTACCACCGGGACATCAAGGGGCACCGCAACGACGGTTCGCGGTACCACTCGCTCGACCCGGCGGTCTACTACTGGGCCCATGCGACGTTCGCCGCCATGCCGTATGCGCTGGCCGGCAACTTCATGCCGCCCATGACCGACGAAGAAAAGGAGCGCCTGTTCCAGGAAAGCCGGGCCTGGTACCGGCTCTACGGCGTCTCCGAGCCCGAAGGCGCGCCCCGCACCTACGCGGAGTACCAGGAGTACTTCGACCGCGTGGTCGACGGGCAGCTGGACCGACAGGAAACCGTCGACCGCTCCCGCATCGTCCGCGCCCTCACCCTGGACAGCCCGCTGCCGTGGCTGCCCGAGTGGGCCTGGCGCCCGATCGCCCCCGGCATGAGGGCGCTGCTCTTCTGGGTCGCCGTGGGACTGCTGCCCGAAACCCTGCGCCGCAAGCTCGGCTGGTCGTGGACGCGTTCCGACGCCATCCGGTTCACCTTGTTCTCCCGCGCCGTCCGCGGCATCTTCACCGTGCTGCCCCGCCGGGTCCGCATGGTCCCCATCGCCGAACGCGCGTTCCGCCGCCACGAGAACCCCCGCTGA
- a CDS encoding FAD-dependent oxidoreductase, translating to MHKPYRRPTVAVIGAGPAGCAAAADCAFSGFDVTLVEATDEIGGAAARPGGPAPSKRLRFRTPYLDRKAVDGTAAGFRAHLREALDAAGADVRLRTEARSAAFDHDTGQWRVAVVTPAGDDVVRADVLIRATGGDTVLDIDPGSGRILDAEPRLHRAIEVVGAPNLLFVDAPVTGLSTRRPLDIAEARADHARRYIRALEIRGPGAFTVRASNWHASPPDRRHQIRDLGTIDAASHSFAPAASPIPEARLENR from the coding sequence ATGCACAAACCCTATCGACGGCCCACGGTCGCCGTCATCGGAGCGGGCCCGGCCGGATGCGCGGCAGCGGCGGACTGCGCTTTCTCCGGATTCGACGTAACGCTCGTCGAGGCTACCGACGAGATCGGCGGCGCCGCCGCACGTCCGGGCGGCCCGGCGCCGTCGAAGCGGCTGCGTTTCCGCACGCCGTACCTCGACCGCAAGGCCGTCGACGGCACCGCCGCCGGCTTCCGCGCCCATCTGCGGGAAGCCCTGGACGCCGCCGGAGCCGACGTCCGGTTGCGGACCGAAGCGCGATCCGCCGCCTTCGACCACGACACCGGACAGTGGCGGGTCGCCGTCGTCACGCCCGCCGGGGACGACGTCGTGCGCGCCGACGTACTCATCCGGGCCACCGGCGGCGACACCGTCCTCGACATCGATCCGGGCTCGGGCCGAATCCTCGACGCCGAGCCCCGGCTCCACAGGGCCATCGAGGTCGTGGGGGCACCCAACCTCCTGTTCGTCGATGCCCCGGTGACGGGACTCAGCACCCGCCGCCCGCTGGACATCGCCGAAGCTCGAGCGGACCACGCCCGCCGCTACATCCGGGCCCTGGAGATCCGGGGCCCCGGCGCCTTCACGGTGCGCGCCTCCAACTGGCACGCGAGCCCGCCGGATCGCCGCCACCAGATCCGGGACCTCGGAACCATCGACGCCGCGTCCCACTCGTTCGCACCCGCCGCCTCACCGATTCCCGAAGCCAGATTGGAAAACCGATGA